Proteins encoded by one window of Toxotes jaculatrix isolate fToxJac2 chromosome 22, fToxJac2.pri, whole genome shotgun sequence:
- the tbk1 gene encoding serine/threonine-protein kinase TBK1, translating into MQSTTNYLWLISDLLGQGATANVYRGRHKKTGDLYAVKVFNNLSFLRPLDVQMREFEVLKKLNHKNIVKLFAVEEESNTRHKVLVMEYCPCGSLYTVLEESSNAYGLPEDEFLIVLHDVVAGMNHLREYGIVHRDIKPGNIMRVIGEDGCSVYKLTDFGAARELEDDEQFVSLYGTEEYLHPDMYERAVLRKDHQKKYGATVDLWSIGVTFYHAATGSLPFRPFEGPRRNKEVMYKIITEKPSGTISGHQKCENGKIEWSTEMPVSCSLSKGLQSLLTPVLANILEADQEKCWGFDQFFAETNDILHRTVVYVFSLQQATLHHVYIHEYNTAALFQELLSRRTSIPLHNQELLYEGRRLVLDPNRQAKTFPKTSRDNPIMLVSRESVATVGLIFEDPSPPKVQPRYDLDLDASYAKTFAGDVGHLWKTSESLLLYQELVRKGVRGLIELMKEDYSEIQHKKSEVFHLCNYCTQILEKTEQLFEVLMQANVLSTEYDEISDMHKKVLRISGSLEPIERTTQDIKSKFLPGGLLTDSWTQQVGTHPKDRNVEKIKVLLDAITAIYQQFKKDKAERRLPYNEEQIHKFDKQKLVLHASKARALFTEECAMKYRLFISKSEEWMRKVHLVRKQLLGLSNQLISIEKEVTVLMERAIKLQEQLPQKVLPLVSSGMKPQAYLSQNTLVEMTLGMKKLKEEMEGVVKELAENNHFLERFGTLTLDGGLRG; encoded by the exons ATGCAGAGCACCACCAACTACCTGTGGCTCATCTCAGACCTGCTGGGTCAGGGAGCAACGGCCAACGTTTACCGGGGACGACACAAG aaaacaGGAGACCTGTACGCAGTCAAAGTGTTTAACAACCTGAGTTTTCTGAGGCCACTCGACGTCCAGATGAGAGAGTTTGAGGTTCTGAAGAAACTCAACCACAAAAACATCGTCAAACTCTTCGCTGTGGAGGAAGAG tCCAACACCCGTCATAAGGTCCTGGTGATGGAGTACTGTCCCTGTGGAAGTCTCTACACAGTCTTAGAGGAGTCGTCCAACGCGTACGGACTCCCAGAGGACGAGTTCCTCATCGTTCTTCATGATGTGG TGGCAGGTATGAACCACCTGAGAGAGTACGGGATCGTTCATCGGGACATTAAACCGGGAAACATCATGAGGGTGATCGGAGAGGACGGATGCTCCGTCTACAAACTGACCGACTTCGGAGCAGCCAGAGAGCTGGAGGACGACGAGCAGTTCGTGTCTCTGTACGGCACCGAGGAATACCTG cACCCGGACATGTACGAGCGAGCCGTGCTGAGAAAAGACCACCAGAAGAAGTACGGAGCCACGGTGGACCTGTGGAGCATCGGAGTCACCTTCTACCACGCCGCCACCGGCAGCCTCCCGTTCAGACCGTTCGAAGGTCCACGCAGGAACAAGGAAGTGAT gTATAAAATCATCACGGAGAAACCGTCGGGGACCATCTCTGGTCATCAGAAGTGTGAGAACGGGAAGATCGAGTGGAGCACTGAGATGCCGGTGTCCTGCAGTTTGTCCAA GGGTCTTCAGAGCCTCCTGACTCCCGTGCTCGCCAACATCCTGGAGGCTGATCAGGAGAAATGCTGGGGCTTCGATCAGTTCTTCGCCGAGACCAACGACATCCTGCACAGGACCGTGGTCTACGTGTTCAGTCTGCAGCAGGCCACTCTGCACCACGTCTACATCCACGAATACAACAC GGCAGCGCTGTTCCAGGAGCTGTTGTCCCGCAGGACTAGCATCCCTCTACACAACCAGGAGCTGCTTTACGAGGGCCGCCGCCTCGTCCTCGACCCCAACCGCCAGGCCAAGACCTTCCCCAAGACCTCCAGAGACAATCCCATCATGCTCGTCAGCCGCGAGTCCGTCGCCACCGTTGGACTCATCTTTGAAGACC CCAGTCCTCCTAAAGTTCAGCCTCGCTACGATCTCGACCTGGACGCCAGCTACGCAAAG ACTTTTGCAGGTGACGTTGGACATTTATGGAAGACCTCAGAGTCCCTGCTGCTTTATCAGGAACTGGTGCGAAAAGGAGTCCGGGGTTTGAT TGAGCTGATGAAGGAGGACTACAGCGAGATTCAGCACAAGAAGTCCGAGGTTTTCCACCTGTGCAACTACTGCACTCAGATACTGGAGAAGACTGAACAGCT GTTCGAGGTGCTGATGCAGGCCAACGTGCTGTCGACCGAGTACGACGAGATCTCAGACATGCACAAGAAAGTTCTCAGA ATCTCAGGCTCGTTGGAGCCCATCGAACGAACAACACAAGACATCAAGAGTAAGTTTCTCCCGGGAGGCCTGCTGACCGACAGCTGGACACAACAAGTGGGAACGCACCCCAAGGACAGGAa CGTGGAGAAGATCAAAGTGCTGCTGGACGCCATCACAGCCATTTACCAGCAGTTTAAGAAGGACAAAGCAGAGAGAC GTCTGCCCTACAACGAGGAGCAGATCCACAAGTTCGACAA ACAGAAGCTGGTCCTTcatgccagtaaagccagagcTCTGTTCACCGAGGAGTGTGCCATGAAATACCGTCTGTTCATCTCTAAGAGCGAGGAGTGGATGAG gaaggtTCATCTTGTGAGGAAGCAGCTGCTCGGTCTGTCCAATCAGCTGATCAGCATCGAGAAGGAGGTCACCGTGCTGATGGAGAGAGCCATCAAG ctgcaGGAACAGCTGCCTCAGAAGGTTCTTCCTCTGGTGTCCAGCGGGATGAAGCCTCAGGCCTACCTGAGTCAGAACACGCTGGTGGAGATGACGCTCGG GATGaagaagctgaaggaggagatggagggagtcGTCAAAGAGCTGGCAGAGAACAACCACTTCTTAGAGAG ATTTGGGACGTTGACTCTGGACGGAGGCTTGAGAGGATGA